In Lentibacillus sp. JNUCC-1, the genomic window AAGCTAGAAGGAAACAATTTTCTTCTAGCTATTTTTTTGAAACTTTTTCAAAGGTTGATTGCTCTAACGGGTGAAAGGAGGTTATAAATTGGATCATATATCTCTCGTTAAGAAGGCTATAAATGGAAACGAAAAAGCCTTTGAATCGCTTGTGAAAATTGAAAGTGAGAAATTGTATAAAACGGCTTTTCTTTACGTCGGTAATAAAGATGACGCATTAGATGTTCTCCAAGAAACGATTTATAAAGCCTTTATATCAGTCGATCAAGTAAAGCAGCCCCAATTTTTTAGTACATGGTTAACAAAGATTCTGATCCGCACGGCATATGACGTCATAAGGAGAAGAAAGAAGATCGTTCTTGATGGGAAGAAGCATGGGTCCGGTTCTCATGCTTCCTTTTAATAGTACGGAAGCGTCAGAAACGTCCCCATGCTTTCCTACATCAACACATACTCCAAATAATTCCCCTCAAAATCCCTGATCTCAAGGCCACCTTCCTCCAGCGCTGACCAAATATACCTGTCCAAAGCGTAAGGAGACCGATCCTGAAGCGACGACAGCAGACCCTCCGATATGATCAGGTTTATCGTTTCGTCTCTATTCCTGACCGACACCACATAGCTATGCATTTTGATCACTTCGACCGCATATGCCTCATCCCACTCCTGCAGCTGCCTTTGAACAGTCCCAGCAACATGATGCAAAAACCTCTCCCCATCATAACCCTTGGACATATACCCGCGAATGAAACCTGTTGTATTCATGTGACATTCCTCCTATCTGTTTCCCAATAGGCCTATCAAGGCAAACATCAAAAGCGGAAGCGCCTTGATCACCCCCGAAAATCATAAGCAAGACTGTGTAGTGGCGTTTTGTGCCAAGGAACGATATTGCTTATGACTCAAGGGGTAGGCGCTGGAGCTGGACGGCGCTGTTATGATCGATAATCTAAGCTCGTAAATATGCTGCCTTCCCTTAGAGCAAATGAAAAAGCCCTTTGCTGCATATGAATGCATACAAAGGGCCTGAGCACCGTTCGTTATCATTCAAAGCAAGCTTTGCTGGAAGGAGCACCTTACCCACGGGGCAGGTTGCTGTGAAGTCATTGAGCCAGTGCTCTCGTTCACTCTTGATAACCTTATTGAGTTGCGTTTATTATAGCATACTTTTATTTGTGAATACAGGTTTGAGATAATCAGGAGGTAAAAGATATCATAAATTAAGAAAATTGATACTTCAAGTTCGAAATGGTAAACTAATTTTAATCTATGATTATTTTGACAAATGGTTAGTACGTTTTCTTTTTTCATTTCGGAACACATATTCACAGGTCCATTGGCTTAGTATTTATAAAGAGACAACTAACGGTTAGCTATGAGGGTAATGAAATGAGTCATTTTACCTTATTCGTGAACTAAAAAAAGAAGAGGAGTTTTAATGTGACCCTATTATTAGTTGGAAATATTGGTAAAGAAATTAAAGGAGTAAGGGTTTTGAACGCTATAAACTTTTCATTAGAAAAAGGAGATGTTGTGGGACTGATTGGGGGAAATGGCGCTGGAAAGACAACGCTCATGAAAGTGGTTTTAGGTTTGACGAATTATCAGAATGGTGTTATGAGGGTCGAAGGGAAAGAAGTCTCGCACGTTAATCATTCCCCTATCAAAGTAGGCGCTTTAATTGAACATCCTGGGATATATCCCTTTTTAACCGGCTATGATAACTTAAAACTATTTTTTGAAGGGAAAAATAATGAGGAAATCAATCGGATCATCAATGATTTAAATATGTCCGAATTTATACATAAAAAAGCTAAAACCTACTCATTGGGGATGAAACAAAAATTGGGCATCGCTTTATCCTTTTTAAATAATCCGCAAATCATTTTTTTAGATGAGCCTATGAATGGATTAGACCCTCAGGCTATCCGGGATGTGCGTAATGCCATTCTAAAACGTACTGATAAAGGCGTTGCATTTTTCATTTCCAGCCACATATTAAGTGAGTTAGAGAAGGTGACCAACACACTTTTAATTGTAAATCAAGGCGAAATTATTTCAAAAACAACCGTAGAAAAGATTAAAGAAGATGCTGAAGACGGGGATTTAGAAACTGCATTCTTACAAGTATTAGATGCAAAGAAACATTCAACACCTACGCAATCTTAGGGTGGAATAACAAAGAATATCAAACACGTATTGTGTTGGGGGACGGGGGAGAATTACATGGGTACATTAGTCAGACAGGAACTATTCAAATTATATAAAAAGAAATCGACTTTCATTCTATTTGGTGCTGTAACGATAATAATGATATTCATTTCTGTTGTTTCTAAAACAAAACCGGATATCTTTGAACCTAAAAGTATGTTTACCTCTGCATATGCCGCTTATGCCTGGATCGTTTTTATCATGATTATTCAGGCCAGTACAATCATTACTATGGAATTTCAATACGGGACAATTAAAAACCTTCTTTACCGTAATTATACGAGAACACAGGTGATCATAAGCAAATGTATTACATTGTTTATTTATTCAATCGTTCTATATGCAAGCACATCAATTATAGCAATCATTCTAAAGTTTTTTATGTCCCCCGATTTGGGTTTTTTGGATAAAGCAAATGGAAGTATGAATCTATTACAGACCTTTCTATTCAATGCTTTAGGCAATTTTGTAGGTCTATGGCTGCTGATCAGCCTGGTATTATTATTGTCTTGTGTTTTCAGGAATACCGCAGTTGCCATTGTAATTGGAATTATATTCTACTTTGCTGCCTCCATCGTGTCGGGTATTATGTTCTTGGCTATTGAAAAGTGGGAGATATTAAAATGGAATCCCCTTAATATGTTAAATTTGAGCAACCAAATCAGTAGTGGTGGCGAGATTGCATCATTGACACGATTATCCATAGGCCAGTTATTTGCCGGTAATATTATATATATCATCATTTTTCTTTTTCTGGTTTATGTGGTTTTTAGAAAAAAGAATGTATAACGGAGACCACTATGTGTGAACCTTAGCTGCTGAAGCATGGGGCCGGTTCTCATGCTTCCTTTTTCTAGTACGAAAGCGTCAGAAACGTCTCCATGCTTCCCAAAACATTGGTAATACTATAGAAATGTTATGTTATTAAAGGTGTGTGGGTATTTTTCCTTTAATTTGTATGAAAATAAGGGTATAATTATATCAATATATTGATACAAGGAGTGTAGAGTCATGATCATAAAACCATCAGCAGCATTAAGAAATGATTACTCTGCAATATCGCATCTTGCAAAGGAAACCAAAGAGCCCATATATATAACAAAAAATGGCGAGGGGGATATGGTCCTTATGAGTATTGATGCCTTTGAAAAAAGGGAACAAATTTTACAGCTTCGTTCAAAAGTTCTGCAGGCAGAGCAAGAAAGAATGAGTGGAGCGAAAACCCTTAGTATTTCCGAGACAAGAAGAAGACTAAGTGAGCGGGCAGATGACATATAAAATTGAAATTCTGCCTTCCGCCTGGGAAGATTTAAAAAAGATACAGGATTATTATATGATACAGTTTGATTTGCAAACAGCAAAAAAGGTCAGTAACGGTATAATGAACACGATTGAACGACTGGAGGATTTCCCGGATTCGGGTTCCATGACACCAGATGACTGGTTGAATGAACAAGGTTATCGTATGGTCATTTCTAAAAAGCATGTAGCAATTTATCGTAAGATCGAGGATGCGATTTATATTTATCATATTGCTGATACACAGAGAGAGTATACAAAATTGTTTTATTAATGGGCCAGATCATTCATTGAGAAGTCCCTCTGAATAAAAGTACAAAAACAGTATCTTTTCTCAGCAACACGTGCTATACTTTGAGTAACTTAATTGTTCGTCCTAGCAATACAGGATTAATGTTATAACATCTTAGCTTATATCGTCGTCTTGAATTATAGAAGTGAGCAATCAAAGTAATATACGTGCACAATGCACAACGGAGGAATTTTAGATGAACACAGGTACAGTAAAATGGTTTAACGCAGACAAAGGTTTCGGTTTCATTGAAGTTGAAGGTGGAGACGACGTATTCGTACACTTCTCAGCTATTCAAGGCGAAGGTTTCAAAACTTTAGACGAAGGCCAGCAAGTTACTTTCGACATTGAAGAAGGTAACCGCGGACCACAAGCAGCTAACGTTGTAAAATAATAATTGATCGTGAAAAGCCCTTCTATCGCAGAAGGGCTTTTTATTTTTGTGTGGGAAAATCAACTAGAAGGGTGTCTGTTATCAAAGAGGATTTTGCGTTTTCTTGCTCGAATGGCTCCTAAATTCTATTTGTATGACTTTCGATTATCAGAACGATTTCTTCAGACGTATGATGTCAGAGTGCACACTTATCATCTTTTTATTACAGAACCAGAAGACAAAAGCATCAAGAGACTGACTTTAGTTACTCCTATACTGGCAGCTTACTCCAACCTATCTATTTCAGCTTCAACTTCATCAAACATATCAAATCCCTTAACCATTACAAATTGCCCTGTTGAAAAAGTATCCATATTGCCTTCTTCTGCGCCATCTGCTATGATTTTAGCGCCCTCAGCCATTGTCATAAAGGCCCGTACGGATAAATCATTTAATTCTATAAACTCATCTGGTACAAGACCTTCGTTATCCATCCCTTGTAAAGCCGCAGCAACCAATTGAATTTTAGTTGCATTAAACCTCACATCTGTCTGCCATCTATTCGTTTCTATGACAGACCTATCATTATTTGCCTCACTAAAATTCTCACCAAGGTCACTGAGAATAGTCGATACGCTGTTAAGCGACGAAGACAGATTGCTTAAATAATCAGGTTCCATATCTGTATCAGTACTGGTGGTTTCCGTGTCATTCATTTCCACATCAGCAACGCTATCTGCATTGTCATACAGATCTTTATCTTCTATTGGCAAAATTATATCCTGTTTCTCAGCCAGATTCACAGCTTTTAGCTTCGAATGTGTACCTGTCTCACCAACGTTTCTAAGCTGGTCGTTATCGCTTGTGCAGCCAAACAGTCCCATTACCATAAAAACCAGTACAACAATTGGAATAACCATCTTTTTCATTTCAAATAACTCCTTTTTGTTTTGATGTTCATGCTTAGCAAAACGCGAGAGAAGGAGTTTATAATGTTCATTTTAGTTACTATTTGTGCCATACCGACTACTAATGAAGCGCCCTGTTTACTCCACCCCAATCCCACCAACCGACTGAATCATCGGTATAAAAACCGATGAGATAACCTTAGTATATTCATAAACCGCTTCGGATATATCAAACTCTTCATCTTTCTCGTCTTCCTTGTTCAAATAATGCTGAATCACAGCCAGGCCAAGCAAAGCCATACCGTATTTGTACTGTGATTGAACAACATTAATCTGTTCCGTTTCTTTATGTTTCGCAAGCTCGGCAAGCAAATGATCATTCTCGATATTCACGAAAAAGTCATACGTTCCTTCACCACTGTCAAACACCCGCAATGCGCCCTCGCTTTCCATGAAGATGCTTCTTTGTGGCTAAAATAACAACTCGTATTAAGCTTGTTAAGAAATGTTTTTAAATATGATTGATAATTCTTGATAAAAGTGTTAAAATAATTCAAACATTAAAGTTAAAAAGCCTCTTATGGTGCTTTATAAGGGCGAGTAAATTAGAAACCACACCTCTGTAAAACAACGTTTATTTGATCCACTATTAATCTTTCACATGTTCATGTGACCTTATTCCATTGTGTATTATGCAGCCTTTATCTTTATATCTAACCTCGAAGAAATCAACAATACAACTAACGGCAATTATGTAAGATCACCTAGAACAGCTATTCCAAAAGAAAGGAGGGGTATGATTGTTGCGTTGTCGACTGGCATAAAATAATGAATTCAGGGGGACAAACCAAATGGATGATTTATTTCTATTCTTATTTTTAATATCTTTTGCCGCGTTAATAATAGGTTTAATCAAGCCGGAATTTGCATTGAAATGGCTTCCTGAAAACAAAAGGAATAGGAAATTTGCTGGTATGTATTTCGGGGTAGCCGCAGCATTGTTTTTTGTTTTAGTGGGGGTTACTGTATCACCTGAAAATGAAAGCGCTGTTAAAGGTGATCAGTTAGAGCAAGAAGAAAAAGAAAAAGAAGAGCAGGAGCAACAAGAAGAGGAACAACAAGAAAAGGAAGAACAAGAACGGAGAGAAAGAGAGCAGGAGCAAAAAGAGAAGGAAGAGAAGGAAAAGCAAGAGCAGCAAGAAAAAGAGGAACAAGAACAGAAAGAAAAAGAAGAGGAGGAGAAGAAAGCAAAAGAGCGTGCTGAAAAGGAAAAACAGGAGCAAGAAGAAAAAGCAGCACAGGAACAGAAAGAAAAAGAAAAGCAAGAACAAGTAGAACAAGAGAAGAAGGAACAGCAAAAGAAGGAAAAACAAGAAAAACCAAAAAAGAAAGCAGCAAAGAAAGAAAGTGCTGAAACAATGTCACAACAACAAGCGGTACAGATGGCCAGAAACTATATCAACTACACAGCTTTTTCACAGAGTGGTCTCATAGAACAATTAGAATATGAAGGTTTTAATAAAAAGGATGCCACATACGCAGCAGGAAAAATAGATGTCAATTGGAAAGAGCAAGCAGTGGAGATGGCCAACAATTATTTGGATTACGATGCCTTTTCGAAAAAGGGTTTAATAGAGCAGTTGATGTATGAAGGGTTTAGCAATGATCATGCCGCATATGCTGCTGGAAACGTAACTGTGGATTGGAAAGCACAAGCAGTCAAGATGGCTGAAAACTATTTAAACTATGACGCATTTTCAAGAAGCGGTTTAATAGAGCAGTTGAAATATGAGGGATTCAGTGGTGAAGTAGCTACTTATGCTGCGAATGAAGTCGGTTTGTAGTTTGTTGGAAATCAATAAGCATTTATATGTATCAAAAGCTATTGCAGAAGCACGGGGACGGCTCGAACGGCTCCCGTGCTTCTTTTAGTGATTCGATTTTTTTTAACTTTATTAAGCAGGACTAGCAACCTACTTGATACCTTTCCGCATGAGCTCCCTCTGCAGCTTAAAATAACTTTTGTACACATCAACACGATTGAAATCTATCACTTGGCGTTTGGGAATCTACAATGTAGTTTCCGTACAGTGTTCACTTACATATGAATTGCAGTGTTTTAACCGTTTTTCTGGTATACCTTGAAATAAATACTATTTATGAATTGAGTAGGGTAGAGTTCTCCCTAAAAAAATAAAATTTTCATGTATGCGCTATCTATACTGTGGTACTAAGTTTCAATGAAGCATTCAGTTTCAAAGTATATATAAAAATTGAAAATTTCTTGCTTAAAGATGTTGACGTAATTTTGTTTACTCATTATACTATTCCCTAATAAACAACGACGCTTTATCAAAATAAAGCGACGTCACAAAGTATTTTTAGGATGGGAGGATACATAATAGGTGCTCAACTTGCTTTTAGTTTTCTGAATGATCATAAGAAGATGAAATGAAACAAATTAATCTTTAACTTGATACTTTCTAACTGCATGAAAATATGATAGAAATGAGGTCGTTATGATGGATGATATTACACAAGACTTTGAACGCGAACCTGTCCCAGCACACTTGAGAAGAAATTGGGTGTCATTGAGTCTGGTATGGATAGCAGTCGGCATTGACCTGTCATCCATGCTTCTGGGGGTTCAATTGTCCGGCGGACTCAGTCTATCAAAGGCCATATTCGCCATTATTGTGGGCTCCTTAATATTAGGCGTCATGAGCGGATTTTGCGCTTATATCGGAGCAGTAACCAATTTATCGACAGCCATGATATCGCGAATTGCTTTTGGGGAAAACGGTGCGAAAATAGTTTCAACCGTATTGGCAGTCTCACTTTTGGGCTGGTTTGGTGTCCAAGCTGGTTTTTTTGCACAAAATGCTCAGATGGCTGTCAGCGAAGTTGTTGGCATTAATATAAGTGAGAATATATTGGCCGTTATTGGTGGTCTGTTAATGATGACCACGGCCATTATCGGATACCGCTCCATAGAAAAGTTAAGTATCTTTGCCGTGCCGTTGCTGTTCATTCTGGTTATGCTCTCGTTATATTTAGCCGTGAATAAACACGGCATGCCATCGTGGGAGGCCGTGCCTCAATCGGGCGCGTCACTTTCAACTGGAGTTGCTATTTCACTGGTCATAGGTATTTTTGTCGCTGGTACTGTGACGACCCCAGATGTGTCAAGATGGGCCAAATCCCGCACAGGAGCGTTTATAGCAGCCTTCTTTGGCTTTTTAATTGGCAATTCATTTATGCTTGTCATGGCGGTTTTGCTGTCCAAAGTCATGTCAGAAAGTAATTTGACGTTAATTTTTCTCGGAGTTGGTCTCGGAATTCCATCCTTTTTTGTCTTAACTCTTGCACAATGGACCACCAACACTAACAATCTTTACGGATCAGGATTAGGATTAGCTGTATTATTTCAGAACGTTCCTAAAGGTTTGATGACATTATTTGCTGGTCTATTTGCGACTGGTTTAGCCTTCTTTGGGATTTTTGATCACTTTGAAGCATTCTTAAACTTAATATCAATATTTGTACCACCTATAGGCGGGGTGTATCTATCAGAATACTTTTTCTTGAATAAGCGAAACTTTGCTTTTAACACTGCCATCCAAAATTGGAGAGGTTATTCTATCATTGCCTGGCTGGCAGCATCATTCATATCCTATTTAACATCACCGGCTCCTGCAGGCCTTGAGCTTATGACACTGACAACTGTGCCGGCTCTGGACGGCTTTTTAGCCGCTCTCATACTGCAGGTGATCATTGGTTATGTATGGGGACGTTTTAAAACAACACGATCAACCGAACACTGGGAGGAAGCAAAATGAAAATTGGAATTGATGTAGGCGGTACGAATACCGACTCAGTTTTAATCGATGGAAAAAAGGTGGTAGCGTCAGTTAAAGCCACCACCTCAAAAGATGTGCTTCAAGGCATTACCAATTCACTGCAGAAATTGTTTACACAAGCATCATCAGAGGACGTTGAACTGGTGATGCTTGGGACAACCCATTTTGCCAATGCGCTCGTAGAAAGGAAGGGACTATCGGAAACAGCTGTCATAAGGTTTGGTTATCCTTATGGAAATGCTTTGCCGCCGTTTGTTAATTTCCCCGAACAACTGAAAGCACAAATCAAAGGGCCTGTGTATATGATGCCGGGCGGCCATGAATTCGATGGGAGTCACATTTCACCTTATGATGAAAAACAAGTTTACGAGGTGGCAAAAAAACTCCAGAACGACAACATAAAAGCCGTGGCCATTTCATCCCCGTTCAGTCCTGTGAATAATGAGATCGAACAAAGAACAGCGGATATTCTGAAAGCAGAAATTCCTGATCTTGCGGTTACCATTTCATCAGATATTGGTTCAGTTGGTCTGTTAGAAAGAGAGAATGCTGCCATATTAAACTCGTCATTGCTCCTGACAGCCGAACGCATTGTGAGTGCTTTGAGGCGATCATTAAATGAAATTGGCCTAACCTGTCCATTCTATTTGACACAGAACGACGGCACATTAATGAACGTCGATTACGTCCAGCGTTTTCCTGTATTAACTATTTCTTCCGGACCGACTAACAGCATGCGCGGAGCTTCCTTTTTGTCAAACACGAACAATGCCCTGGTGATCGATGTCGGCGGTACAACAACAGATGTCGGCGTTTTGATCAACGGCTTTCCGCGGCCAGCTGCCAATATTACCGAAATCGCCGGCGTCCGAACGAATTTCCGCATGCCTGACGTATTTTCACTCGGCCTGGGTGGCGGGACAAACGTGCGGTTCAATGACCAGCACCTTCCGATTATTGGCCCAAAAAGCAGCGGCAGCCAAATTCATAAAGACGCTTATATTTTTGGCGGCAGGACGTTAACCATGACCGATATCGTTGTTGCCGCAGGATATCAACAGATCGGGGATGCTCGCAATGTGCCACTAACAAAAAACGCAGCACACGACATCCTCCAGCATGCACGGGACATGCTTTCAGTCACTCTTGACAAAATGAAACCAAGTCGTGAAGAGATACCAGCCATTCTTGTTGGTGGCGGTGCGATTATTTTTAATGACATTACAGAAGGCGTTTCAGAAGTCATTCGTCCTGAACATGCATCAGTTGCAAATGCCATTGGCGCTGCCATTTCGCAAATTGGCGGAGAAGTAGACCAGGTGATTTCGCTTGAAAACCTCTCTCGAGCAGAAGCTGTTGAACAGGTGAAAGAACAAGCAATCGAACAAGCCATCCATGCTGGTGCAGAACCACGATCAGTTGAAATTGTTGAATTCTCGGAAACACCGCTTGCATATTTGCCTGGAAATGCTTCACGCTTTTCAGTCAAGGCGGTAGGTAATTTGAAAGAAGGTCAGATACAATGAATTGGAACATTACAGAACAAGATGCTGAATATATTGCACTAGGTGCCGGCGTACTCGGTACAGGCGGCGGAGGTGACCCATACCTGGCCAAGTTGCAGTTAATTGAAATGCTGCGAGCAGGCCACAAGGTAGAAGTGATCACAAGTGAAGAGGTGAACGACAACCAGCTTGGTTGCGGCATTTCCGGCATGGGCGCACCGACCATTGGTATAGAAAAGCTACCTGTCGGTGATGAAATGTGGCAAACGGTTAAATCACTCCAAAATTATTTACAAAAAGACTTTTCCTTTATTGTTATCGGTGAAATTGGC contains:
- a CDS encoding type II toxin-antitoxin system RelE/ParE family toxin gives rise to the protein MTYKIEILPSAWEDLKKIQDYYMIQFDLQTAKKVSNGIMNTIERLEDFPDSGSMTPDDWLNEQGYRMVISKKHVAIYRKIEDAIYIYHIADTQREYTKLFY
- a CDS encoding ABC transporter ATP-binding protein; this encodes MTLLLVGNIGKEIKGVRVLNAINFSLEKGDVVGLIGGNGAGKTTLMKVVLGLTNYQNGVMRVEGKEVSHVNHSPIKVGALIEHPGIYPFLTGYDNLKLFFEGKNNEEINRIINDLNMSEFIHKKAKTYSLGMKQKLGIALSFLNNPQIIFLDEPMNGLDPQAIRDVRNAILKRTDKGVAFFISSHILSELEKVTNTLLIVNQGEIISKTTVEKIKEDAEDGDLETAFLQVLDAKKHSTPTQS
- a CDS encoding type II toxin-antitoxin system Phd/YefM family antitoxin, which gives rise to MIIKPSAALRNDYSAISHLAKETKEPIYITKNGEGDMVLMSIDAFEKREQILQLRSKVLQAEQERMSGAKTLSISETRRRLSERADDI
- a CDS encoding cold-shock protein, coding for MNTGTVKWFNADKGFGFIEVEGGDDVFVHFSAIQGEGFKTLDEGQQVTFDIEEGNRGPQAANVVK
- a CDS encoding Ltp family lipoprotein, yielding MDDLFLFLFLISFAALIIGLIKPEFALKWLPENKRNRKFAGMYFGVAAALFFVLVGVTVSPENESAVKGDQLEQEEKEKEEQEQQEEEQQEKEEQERREREQEQKEKEEKEKQEQQEKEEQEQKEKEEEEKKAKERAEKEKQEQEEKAAQEQKEKEKQEQVEQEKKEQQKKEKQEKPKKKAAKKESAETMSQQQAVQMARNYINYTAFSQSGLIEQLEYEGFNKKDATYAAGKIDVNWKEQAVEMANNYLDYDAFSKKGLIEQLMYEGFSNDHAAYAAGNVTVDWKAQAVKMAENYLNYDAFSRSGLIEQLKYEGFSGEVATYAANEVGL
- a CDS encoding sigma factor gives rise to the protein MDHISLVKKAINGNEKAFESLVKIESEKLYKTAFLYVGNKDDALDVLQETIYKAFISVDQVKQPQFFSTWLTKILIRTAYDVIRRRKKIVLDGKKHGSGSHASF
- a CDS encoding ABC transporter permease, whose translation is MGTLVRQELFKLYKKKSTFILFGAVTIIMIFISVVSKTKPDIFEPKSMFTSAYAAYAWIVFIMIIQASTIITMEFQYGTIKNLLYRNYTRTQVIISKCITLFIYSIVLYASTSIIAIILKFFMSPDLGFLDKANGSMNLLQTFLFNALGNFVGLWLLISLVLLLSCVFRNTAVAIVIGIIFYFAASIVSGIMFLAIEKWEILKWNPLNMLNLSNQISSGGEIASLTRLSIGQLFAGNIIYIIIFLFLVYVVFRKKNV
- a CDS encoding cytosine permease: MMDDITQDFEREPVPAHLRRNWVSLSLVWIAVGIDLSSMLLGVQLSGGLSLSKAIFAIIVGSLILGVMSGFCAYIGAVTNLSTAMISRIAFGENGAKIVSTVLAVSLLGWFGVQAGFFAQNAQMAVSEVVGINISENILAVIGGLLMMTTAIIGYRSIEKLSIFAVPLLFILVMLSLYLAVNKHGMPSWEAVPQSGASLSTGVAISLVIGIFVAGTVTTPDVSRWAKSRTGAFIAAFFGFLIGNSFMLVMAVLLSKVMSESNLTLIFLGVGLGIPSFFVLTLAQWTTNTNNLYGSGLGLAVLFQNVPKGLMTLFAGLFATGLAFFGIFDHFEAFLNLISIFVPPIGGVYLSEYFFLNKRNFAFNTAIQNWRGYSIIAWLAASFISYLTSPAPAGLELMTLTTVPALDGFLAALILQVIIGYVWGRFKTTRSTEHWEEAK
- a CDS encoding hydantoinase/oxoprolinase N-terminal domain-containing protein yields the protein MKIGIDVGGTNTDSVLIDGKKVVASVKATTSKDVLQGITNSLQKLFTQASSEDVELVMLGTTHFANALVERKGLSETAVIRFGYPYGNALPPFVNFPEQLKAQIKGPVYMMPGGHEFDGSHISPYDEKQVYEVAKKLQNDNIKAVAISSPFSPVNNEIEQRTADILKAEIPDLAVTISSDIGSVGLLERENAAILNSSLLLTAERIVSALRRSLNEIGLTCPFYLTQNDGTLMNVDYVQRFPVLTISSGPTNSMRGASFLSNTNNALVIDVGGTTTDVGVLINGFPRPAANITEIAGVRTNFRMPDVFSLGLGGGTNVRFNDQHLPIIGPKSSGSQIHKDAYIFGGRTLTMTDIVVAAGYQQIGDARNVPLTKNAAHDILQHARDMLSVTLDKMKPSREEIPAILVGGGAIIFNDITEGVSEVIRPEHASVANAIGAAISQIGGEVDQVISLENLSRAEAVEQVKEQAIEQAIHAGAEPRSVEIVEFSETPLAYLPGNASRFSVKAVGNLKEGQIQ